One region of uncultured Sulfurimonas sp. genomic DNA includes:
- the recO gene encoding recombination protein RecO, producing MQGFIINLNKVKDEDLIVTIVSKDSLYSLYRFYGARHGVINLGFKIDFEIQESAKSTISRLKDVIHIGFRWINDYKLLKLWQDFTALFHKHLIDAQELDDFYFKLLEEASQMWDQQNPKRVAIEAYVKLLENEGRLHKDLECFLCSLPIKDEEISILRAFLPTHKICSCTLGIDKKALVELFQNKSSIFLSDKEVDRLWYVMLEGL from the coding sequence ATGCAGGGTTTTATCATTAATCTTAATAAAGTAAAAGATGAAGATTTAATAGTCACCATAGTATCTAAGGATAGCTTATATAGCCTTTATAGGTTTTATGGAGCAAGACATGGAGTTATAAATCTTGGTTTTAAAATAGACTTTGAGATACAAGAGAGTGCAAAATCAACTATATCAAGATTAAAAGATGTTATTCATATAGGATTTAGATGGATCAATGACTACAAACTTTTAAAACTTTGGCAAGATTTTACTGCTCTTTTTCATAAGCATCTTATAGATGCACAAGAACTAGATGATTTTTATTTTAAACTTTTAGAAGAAGCTTCACAGATGTGGGATCAACAAAATCCAAAAAGAGTAGCCATAGAAGCCTATGTAAAACTCTTAGAAAATGAAGGAAGACTTCATAAAGATTTAGAGTGTTTTTTGTGTTCTCTTCCTATAAAAGACGAAGAGATATCTATACTAAGGGCTTTTTTACCAACACATAAAATATGTTCATGCACTCTTGGCATAGACAAAAAAGCTTTAGTAGAACTATTTCAGAACAAGTCTAGCATCTTCTTAAGTGACAAAGAAGTAGATAGACTTTGGTATGTTATGCTTGAGGGTTTATAA